A window from Drosophila subobscura isolate 14011-0131.10 chromosome O, UCBerk_Dsub_1.0, whole genome shotgun sequence encodes these proteins:
- the LOC117899231 gene encoding NADH-quinone oxidoreductase subunit D — MEPFRRLAHSLFTPKEITRFLAMKERLSQRFFNIKNLKPYFGTQFLGKSRFFSVNKDTKAEECTKPQSEDNFGYKPGPNYEPRDTHHWYPDPEFLKESASVVMYPTGDQWQQRPSATGKKSPPVDRTFRTKFINFGPAHPAAHGVLRMILELDNETVLSADPHIGLLHRGTEKLIEYKTYLQALPYFDRLDYVSCMANEQAYALAVEKLLNIEVPRRARFIRTMFAEIMRLTNHTMAISSSILDCGGITPLFWLFEEREKLYEFSERASGARLHAAYIRPGGVACDIPLGFCEDLYNFINQFSDRLDEVEDLITDNRIWRMRNIGIGRITAHDALNYGCTGPVLRACGIKWDLRKQQPYDAYDEVDFNVVVGSNGDCYDRYLVRMREMRESLDIILQCIECMPPGEIKVDDRKITPPQRVNMKTGMEDLIHHFKHFSQGIFVPPGQTYTAVESPKGEFGVYLVSDGSTRPYRCKIRPASYAHLALMAKLAPTHLLADVVAIIGSLDIVFGEIDR; from the exons ATGGAACCCTTTCGTCGTTTGGCTCACAGTCTCTTTACACCCAAAGAAATTACACGCTTTCTGGCCATGAAGGAACGCTTGAGTCAGAGGTTCTTCAATATAAAAAATCTAAAGCCATATTTTGGCACACAATTTCTGGGCAAGTCACGTTTCTTCTCAGTGAATAAAGACA CTAAAGCAGAAGAATGCACCAAACCCCAGAGTGAGGATAATTTTGGTTACAAGCCAGGGCCCAACTACGAGCCACGCGACACACACCACTGGTATCCGGATCCGGAGTTTCTCAAGGAATCTGCCAGCGTGGTCATGTATCCCACCGGGgatcagtggcagcagcgtccCAGCGCCACGGGTAAGAAGTCACCGCCAGTGGATCGCACATTTCGCACAAAATTCATCAACTTTGGGCCCGCCCATCCGGCGGCCCATGGCGTGCTGCGTATGATCCTGGAGCTGGACAACGAGACTGTGCTCTCGGCGGATCCACACATTGGACTGCTGCATCGCGGCACCGAGAAGTTGATCGAGTACAAGACTTATTTGCAGGCTTTGCCGTACTTTGATCGCTTGGACTATGTCTCCTGCATGGCCAACGAACAGGCCTACGCCCTGGCAGTGGAGAAACTCCTGAACATCGAAGTGCCACGTCGTGCGCGATTCATTCGCACAATGTTCGCGGAGATAATGCGTCTGACCAATCACACAATGGCCATATCCTCTTCTATCTTGGATTGTGGTGGTATTACACCACTCTTCTGGCTGTTCGAGGAACGCGAAAAGCTCTACGAGTTCTCGGAACGTGCCTCCGGTGCCCGGTTGCATGCCGCTTACATTCGTCCGGGTGGTGTGGCCTGCGACATCCCTTTGGGCTTCTGCGAGGATCTCTATAACTTCATCAATCAATTCAGCGATCGTCTGGACGAGGTGGAGGATCTTATCACAGATAATCGCATCTGGCGCATGCGCAACATCGGCATTGGACGCATCACAGCGCATGATGCCCTCAATTATGGCTGCACGGGCCCTGTACTCCGGGCCTGTGGTATCAAGTGGGATCTGCGCAAGCAGCAGCCCTACGATGCCTACGACGAGGTGGACTTTAATGTCGTTGTGGGCTCCAATGGCGACTGCTACGATCGCTATCTCGTCCGCATGCGTGAGATGCGTGAGTCGCTGGACATCATCCTGCAGTGCATCGAGTGCATGCCCCCGGGCGAGATCAAGGTGGATGATCGCAAAATCACACCACCGCAGCGTGTTAACATGAAAACAGGAATGGAGGATCTCATCCACCATTTCAAGCACTTTTCCCAGGGCATTTTCGTGCCGCCCGGGCAAACATACACCGCCGTGGAGTCGCCCAAGGGCGAGTTCGGTGTCTATCTGGTGTCCGATGGCTCTACACGACCCTATCGCTGCAAGATACGTCCAGCATCTTATGCCCATCTGGCACTGATGGCCAAACTGGCGCCCACTCATCTGCTGGCCGATGTGGTGGCCATTATTGGTTCCCTCGATATAGTCTTTGGCGAGATAGATCGCTAA
- the LOC117899232 gene encoding leucine-rich repeat-containing protein 15 encodes MRLWLWLLPLVVACWLPLVAPEPASPSATGGQLRRLWLQDHCHAGICTNVEIGRSDYVILSQAPIPNQLMLTFINSSIAKIPHLLFDTFPDLQMLRMENCSLETFEKPQFEGASNLMSLFLGLNRLKDIPKNIFLGADNLATLHLQANQLKHLSNHSLHALKELKELSLADNLLEQLPLGLFGGMRKLMDLNLAGNRLEALPRGIFDKNLNLTRINLARNRFTAFESELLKLQPRLSLLDISGNIIQELTLNFSLLELAVAHSCDLRRLTVYGIVRELDLHNNSLRELPHIPQAINVTSLDLSQNPLGNLQGNPLRRFTALLRLNLSTTNAHELPEGVLKKQTNLQMLDISGNSIYSLKITLFDSLKALQYFYFQQNNWNCDFLQLLMSSFVKRKDLSFMEDVTAPELVDDYVDGIACWYESDKTSKKCDASSSDAALELSIVRNEIKAFTEVVEKKFLKVYRMLEEMKMKL; translated from the coding sequence atgcggctgtggctgtggctgctgcctcttgtggTGGCTTGTTGGCTGCCACTTGTGGCCCCAGAGCCTGCCTCGCCATCGGCAACGGGCGGACAGCTGCGTCGACTTTGGCTGCAGGATCACTGCCATGCGGGTATCTGCACAAATGTGGAGATTGGACGCAGTGACTATGTGATTCTGTCGCAGGCACCCATCCCAAATCAACTGATGCTGACGTTCATCAATTCGAGCATTGCCAAGATACCGCATCTGCTGTTTGACACATTTCCGGATCTGCAGATGCTCCGCATGGAGAACTGTTCGCTGGAGACATTCGAGAAGCCGCAGTTCGAGGGCGCCAGCAATCTGATGAGCCTCTTTCTGGGCCTCAATCGTCTCAAGGATATACCCAAGAACATATTCCTGGGAGCGGATAATCTGGCCACGTTGCATCTCCAGGCGAATCAGCTGAAACATCTATCGAATCACAGTCTCCATGCCCtcaaggagctgaaggagctCTCCCTGGCAGACAATCTACTGGAACAGCTGCCCCTCGGGCTCTTTGGTGGCATGCGAAAGCTAATGGACCTAAATCTGGCTGGCAATCGCTTGGAGGCCCTGCCTCGTGGCATCTTTGATAAGAACTTGAATCTAACGAGAATCAATCTGGCTCGCAATCGCTTCACGGCCTTTGAGTCGGAactgctgaagctgcagccgcGTCTGTCCCTCCTCGACATCTCGGGCAACATTATCCAGGAGCTAACGCTGAATTTCAGTCTCCTGgagctggcagtggcacacagCTGCGATCTGAGACGCCTAACAGTCTATGGGATAGTGCGGGAGCTGGATTTGCACAACAATTCGCTAAGAGAACTGCCCCACATACCACAGGCCATCAATGTGACGAGCTTGGACTTGTCTCAGAATCCCCTGGGCAACCTTCAAGGGAATCCACTAAGGCGCTTCACAGCTCTGCTGCGACTCAATCTCTCCACAACCAATGCCCATGAGCTGCCCGAGGGTGTACTGAAGAAGCAAACGAATCTCCAGATGCTCGACATATCAGGCAATTCGATATACTCGCTGAAGATCACACTCTTCGACAGTTTGAAGGCCCTGCAGTATTTCTACTTTCAGCAGAACAACTGGAACTGCGATTTTCTGCAGCTGTTGATGAGTTCCTTTGTCAAGCGAAAGGATCTCTCCTTCATGGAGGACGTCACGGCACCCGAATTGGTTGACGATTATGTGGACGGCATTGCCTGTTGGTATGAGAGCGATAAAACTTCCAAAAAGTGCGATGCCAGCAGCTCCGATGCGGCCCTCGAGCTGTCTATAGTGCGGAATGAGATCAAGGCCTTCACGGAGGTGGTGGAAAAGAAGTTCCTCAAGGTCTATCGAATGTTGGAGGAGATGAAAATGAAGCTATAA
- the LOC117898490 gene encoding collagen alpha-1(XVII) chain — MKPSVQILVLLGLLSPLIEARLSGLRRVHGSGRSAQEEPQIVIYSSQGEHIKRSDDEEVTFQEPQILEAEPEAEKDSRKVPDYLYSNSIPMVNDQNVKYVVPQVAAYPVAYGPSIISNPNQNKNRISPGLSYVMVPRVQLGFNLQGQSGFNWPNLNLLNPSNGDSAAEKEEPLGPTAYIPIPVPGPPGPPGPPGPPGQRGPAGPTGPRGPRGPTGESAVHSQSQKPSHNTPQSIWYTQTSNNHNNNKPQYAEHFSNGYQS; from the exons ATGAAGCCAAGTGTGCAAATATTGG TTCTTTTGGGTCTGCTTTCCCCGCTGATCGAGGCGCGTCTTTCGGGACTTCGTCGTGTCCATGGATCTGGTCGCAGTGCCCAGGAAGAACCACAAATTGTCATCTACTCATCCCAGGGGGAACACATCAAGCGATCGGATGATGAAGAGGTTACCTTCCAGGAGCCACAAATCCTCGAGGCAGAGCCCGAGGCAGAAAAGGACAGTCGCAAAGTGCCCGACTATCTCTATTCCAATTCGATTCCCATGGTCAACGACCAGAATGTGAAGTATGTGGTGCCCCAAGTGGCTGCCTATCCCGTGGCCTATGGCCCCTCCATCATCTCCAATCcgaatcaaaacaaaaaccgaatcAGTCCGGGCCTGTCCTATGTGATGGTTCCACGTGTCCAGCTGGGCTTCAATCTCCAAGGACAATCGGGCTTCAATTGGCCAAACCTAAATCTTCTGAATCCTTCGAATGGCGACTCTGCTGCTGAGAAGGAGGAACCTTTGGGTCCCACTGCCTATATACCCATTCCTGTGCCTGGGCCTCCTGGTCCACCTGGGCCGCCTGGTCCTCCTGGCCAGCGAGGCCCTGCCGGACCCACGGGTCCACGTGGTCCACGCGGCCCCACTGGCGAATCGGCTGTTCACTCTCAGTCCCAGAAACCCTCGCATAACACCCCGCAGAGCATTTGGTACACGCAGACGAGCaacaatcataataataataagccACAATATGCtgaacacttttcaaatggttatCAAAGTTAA